A genomic window from Alkalihalobacillus sp. AL-G includes:
- a CDS encoding bifunctional (p)ppGpp synthetase/guanosine-3',5'-bis(diphosphate) 3'-pyrophosphohydrolase — MKKAATYLPKNDIEILNRAYDFAKEAHEGQYRKSGDPYIDHPVEVAGILVNLEMDAPTIAAGFLHDVVEDTDVSLQELTEAFGEEVSMLVDGVTKLKKIKFKSKEEQQAENHRKMFVAMAQDIRCILIKLADRLHNMRTLKHMPKEKQYQKANETLEIFAPLAHRLGISTIKWELEDVSLRYLNPQQYYRIVNLMKQKRAEREQYVQEVIQDIDQRIQEVNIDAEMWGRPKHIYSIYRKMTKQNKQFNEIYDLLAVRVVVDSIRDCYAVLGIIHTCWKPMPGRFKDYIAMPKANMYQSLHTTVIGPKGDPLEVQIRTHDMHRVAEYGIAAHWAYKEESANNGNKTYEEKLTWFREILEWQNDATDAEEFMESLKVDLFSDMVFVFSPKGDVIELPSGSVPLDFAYRIHTEIGNQCIGAKVNSKMVPLDYKLKTGDIVEVMTSKHSYGPSKDWLKLAQSSHAKNKIRQWFKKEKREENVLKGKELVEKEIKNHGYELKEVFTQENVQTVAQKFSFTNIEDMYAAVGYNGITAAQIATRLTDKLRKKKDEDSAKLLSAINNTKTYPQRKTEVGVTVKGIDNLLIRLSRCCNPVPGDDIVGYITKGRGVSIHRTDCPNIQSEQDDNRLLPVEWEGDSQHTKNYSVDIVINGFDRRGLLNEVLHAVAETKTNISAVSGRSDRNKMATINMTISIQNVNHLHKVVERIKRIPDIYAVRRMMQ, encoded by the coding sequence ATGAAAAAAGCGGCAACTTATCTGCCAAAAAATGATATAGAAATTCTTAACAGGGCATACGATTTTGCAAAGGAAGCGCACGAAGGACAATACCGCAAATCGGGTGACCCTTATATAGATCATCCTGTTGAAGTAGCAGGCATTCTTGTTAATTTGGAAATGGATGCTCCTACGATTGCAGCAGGGTTTCTTCACGATGTCGTTGAGGATACGGACGTCTCTTTGCAGGAATTGACGGAAGCCTTCGGTGAAGAAGTCAGTATGCTTGTCGATGGGGTTACTAAGCTTAAAAAGATCAAGTTCAAGTCGAAGGAAGAGCAGCAGGCTGAAAACCATCGGAAAATGTTTGTGGCAATGGCTCAAGACATTCGCTGTATATTGATCAAGCTGGCTGACAGACTTCATAATATGAGAACCCTGAAGCATATGCCTAAGGAAAAACAGTACCAAAAGGCGAACGAGACACTTGAGATTTTTGCGCCGCTTGCTCACCGGCTCGGTATTTCAACAATTAAATGGGAGCTTGAGGATGTTTCCCTCCGATACTTGAACCCCCAGCAATATTATCGGATAGTCAACTTGATGAAGCAGAAGCGGGCAGAACGGGAACAGTATGTTCAGGAAGTGATCCAAGACATAGATCAACGTATTCAAGAAGTGAACATCGACGCTGAAATGTGGGGAAGACCCAAACATATTTATAGCATCTACCGTAAAATGACTAAGCAAAACAAGCAATTCAATGAAATATATGACTTATTGGCTGTTCGGGTCGTGGTCGATAGTATACGAGACTGTTATGCAGTTCTGGGAATCATCCATACATGCTGGAAGCCGATGCCAGGAAGATTTAAAGATTACATTGCGATGCCAAAAGCGAATATGTATCAGTCCCTCCATACAACTGTCATCGGTCCAAAAGGTGATCCGTTGGAGGTTCAGATCCGTACCCATGATATGCACAGAGTGGCAGAATACGGGATTGCTGCTCATTGGGCTTATAAGGAAGAGTCAGCGAATAACGGTAACAAAACATACGAAGAGAAGCTTACTTGGTTCCGTGAAATTCTTGAGTGGCAAAACGATGCAACGGATGCAGAAGAATTTATGGAATCGTTGAAAGTTGATTTATTCTCTGACATGGTGTTCGTCTTCTCGCCTAAAGGAGATGTGATCGAGCTGCCGTCAGGATCCGTTCCATTAGACTTTGCCTACCGTATCCATACTGAAATCGGGAACCAGTGTATCGGGGCTAAGGTGAACAGCAAAATGGTCCCGCTTGATTATAAATTGAAGACCGGGGATATTGTAGAAGTGATGACTTCGAAACATTCGTATGGTCCAAGTAAGGATTGGCTGAAACTTGCCCAAAGCTCTCATGCGAAAAATAAAATACGCCAGTGGTTTAAAAAAGAAAAGCGAGAAGAAAATGTATTAAAAGGAAAAGAACTCGTTGAAAAGGAAATTAAAAATCACGGCTACGAACTTAAGGAAGTTTTCACTCAAGAGAATGTACAAACTGTAGCTCAAAAATTCAGTTTTACAAACATCGAGGATATGTATGCAGCAGTCGGCTATAACGGAATTACCGCAGCACAGATTGCAACCCGTTTAACGGATAAATTGAGAAAGAAAAAGGATGAAGATTCAGCCAAGCTTTTGTCTGCAATCAACAATACGAAAACGTACCCGCAACGAAAGACAGAGGTAGGAGTCACGGTAAAAGGAATCGACAACCTGTTGATTCGGTTGTCCAGATGCTGTAACCCTGTACCAGGTGACGATATTGTAGGGTACATTACTAAAGGAAGAGGCGTCTCGATTCACCGAACGGATTGCCCGAATATCCAATCAGAGCAAGATGATAACCGCTTATTGCCGGTTGAGTGGGAAGGAGATTCCCAACATACGAAAAACTACAGCGTCGATATTGTAATCAATGGATTTGACCGAAGAGGGCTGCTTAATGAAGTGCTTCATGCCGTTGCGGAAACGAAGACGAACATAAGTGCAGTATCAGGCAGGTCAGACCGAAATAAAATGGCGACCATCAATATGACCATTTCGATTCAAAACGTAAATCATCTGCACAAGGTTGTAGAACGAATCAAACGTATTCCTGATATTTATGCAGTACGACGAATGATGCAGTAA
- a CDS encoding adenine phosphoribosyltransferase, translating into MDYKKYIEVVENFPQEGIRFKDITTLMQQGDIYKKAMDDIVTYAKDREIDVVVGPEARGFIVGCPVAYALNVGFVPVRKDGKLPREVEKVDYGKEYGKDILTMHKDAIKPGQRVLITDDLLATGGTIDATVQLVEKLGGVVVGIAFMIELTYLDGRDKLDGYDIFTLMQY; encoded by the coding sequence ATGGACTATAAAAAATACATTGAAGTAGTAGAAAATTTCCCTCAGGAAGGAATCCGTTTTAAAGACATCACGACGTTAATGCAACAGGGGGATATTTATAAAAAAGCAATGGACGATATCGTGACCTATGCGAAGGATCGAGAAATTGATGTTGTTGTAGGACCTGAAGCAAGAGGTTTTATCGTCGGCTGTCCGGTTGCATATGCATTAAATGTTGGATTCGTTCCTGTAAGAAAAGATGGAAAGCTTCCAAGAGAAGTTGAAAAAGTAGATTACGGGAAAGAGTACGGTAAGGATATCCTAACAATGCACAAGGATGCCATAAAGCCGGGTCAGCGAGTTTTGATCACAGATGACCTTTTGGCAACGGGAGGAACGATCGATGCAACGGTTCAGCTTGTTGAAAAGCTTGGAGGAGTGGTTGTTGGTATTGCCTTCATGATTGAACTGACTTATTTGGATGGACGAGATAAACTCGACGGATATGATATTTTTACATTGATGCAATACTGA